A part of Excalfactoria chinensis isolate bCotChi1 chromosome 23, bCotChi1.hap2, whole genome shotgun sequence genomic DNA contains:
- the NGF gene encoding beta-nerve growth factor — protein MSMLYYTLIIAFLIGTQAAPKSEDNGPLEYPAEHSLPPTQQSNGQHISKAAPQTTHGHFAWIPDGTEDLNIAMDQNFFKKKRFRSSRVLFSTQPPPVSRKGQNMGFLSSAASLNRTARTKRTAHPVLHRGEFSVCDSVSMWVGDKTTATDIKGKEVTVLGEVNINNNVFKQYFFETKCRDARPVSSGCRGIDAKHWNSYCTTTHTFVKALTMEGKQAAWRFIRIDTACVCVLSRKSGRP, from the coding sequence ATGTCCATGCTGTACTACACTCTGATTATAGCTTTTTTGATCGGCACACAGGCAGCTCCCAAGTCAGAGGACAATGGTCCGCTGGAGTATCCTGCAGAACACTCCTTACCCCCTACACAACAGAGTAACGGACAGCACATTTCCAAGGCAGCCCCACAGACAACCCACGGCCACTTTGCTTGGATTCCGGATGGAACAGAAGATTTAAATATTGCTATGGACCAAAACTTCTTCAAGAAGAAGCGTTTCAGGTCTTCTCGGGTCCTGTTCAGCACGCAGCCGCCTCCAGTGTCAAGGAAAGGGCAGAATATGGGATTTCTCAGCAGTGCAGCCTCTCTCAACAGGACTGCCAGGACCAAGAGGACTGCGCATCCCGTATTGCACCGGGGAGAGTTCTCAGTGTGTGACAGTGTCAGTATGTGGGTCGGGGACAAAACCACAGCCACTGACATCAAAGGCAAAGAGGTGACCGTGTTGGGAGAGGTCAACATTAACAACAACGTTTTTAAGCAGTACTTTTTTGAGACCAAGTGTAGGGACGCTCGGCCGGTGTCCAGCGGGTGCCGAGGGATCGACGCGAAGCATTGGAACTCGTATTGCACCACAACACACACCTTCGTCAAAGCACTGACCATGGAGGGCAAGCAAGCAGCATGGAGATTTATCCGCATTGACacagcttgtgtgtgtgtgctcagcagGAAATCGGGGAGACCCTGA
- the FANCE gene encoding Fanconi anemia group E protein isoform X4, translating to MELPWLQLLAQPCRLLLHALSSGPAGTLAALRALQVRQGPGHAFPWRSFADSLCAEEPTLDGPDGALAVKPRLLLLPVLCQRNLFSLLHAVAALVPTDCLQQLLRAAGQDPQPDPWVHALRVLLLQGKERSSPPPSALTASCQQQLKCLCQKITRSKAEGRRKLKWCFRQQDGDAAGCVLPGGKRKKVLEERLEPREGKRPLLEDAVFELQGGLDGTTGLGEEVPGETSGDGSAQSPAGAALESTQQEADKEPRRSSGPEVAVEVQSFIQMHGPRLKMLLLQEANVLSLTQPPSRHLMAALTSFCSKYSEPFCQVLVAPVLQEPGQGAEQTKLVCELIEECLEPDCVRMVLGQVLAVPLTEQLLLVVLAVLGRQEPLPSELFDLLLLTLCRQAPNLATSLSYAKLVTAILTTYRSQLSALLAAQPVPPQPSGSSSGWQQCSPEQIPAGGAGQVSRLEAPKGCGCSVLSPLCALSCAGHDMI from the exons ATGGAGctgccctggctgcagctcctggcccAGCCCTGCCGCCTGCTGCTCCACGCTCTCTCCTCCGGCCCCGCTGGGACTCTGGCTGCTCTCCGAGCGCTGCAGGTCCGGCAGGGACCGGGACACGCGTTCCCCTGGCGGAGCTTTGCGGACTCGCTGTGCGCGGAGGAGCCCACGCTGGACGGGCCGGATGGAGCCCTGGCTGT caaaccacggctgctgctgctccccgtCCTGTGCCAGAGGAacctcttctccctgctgcatgcagtaGCAGCGCTGGTACCCACAGactgcctccagcagctgctgcgtgctgcagggcaggaccCCCAGCCCGACCCCTGGGTGCACGCACtgagggtgctgctgctgcagggaaaggagcgttcctccccacccccctctGCCCTGACAgcctcctgccagcagcagctcaaatGTCTGTGCCAGAAAATTACCCgcagcaaagcagaggggaggaggaaattGAAGTGGTGCTTcaggcagcaggatggggatgCGGCTGGTTGTGTGCTTCCAGGGGGGAAACGCAAGAAGGTGCTGGAGGAAAGACTGGAGCCGAGGGAGGGGAAGAGGCCACTGCTGGAGGATGCGGTGTTTGAGCTGCAGGGAGGTCTGGATGGCACAACTGGGCTGGGAGAAGAGGTGCCTGGGGAGACATCGGGGGATGGATCTGCACAGAGCCCGGCTGGGGCTGCATTGGAAAGCACCCAGCAGGAAGCAGACAAGGAGCCCAGGAGGAGTTCAGGGCCGGAGGTGGCAGTGGAGGTCCAGTCCTTTATCCAG ATGCATGGACCAAGGctgaaaatgctgctgctgcaagaagcCAAC GTCCTGTCCCTCACACAGCCGCCCTCCCGACACCTCATGGCTGCCCTCACCTCGTTCTGCTCCAAGTACTCGGAGCCCTTCTGTCAGGTCCTGGTGGCTCCGGTCCTGCAGGAGCCAGGGCAAG GCGCTGAGCAGACCAAGCTGGTGTGTGAGCTCATAGAGGAGTGCCTGGAGCCCGACTGCGTCAGGATGGTGTTGGG CCAGGTGCTGGCAGTCCCTCTGAccgagcagctgctgctggtggtgctggctgtgctggggaggcaG GAGCCGCTGCCCTCCGAGCTCTTTGACCTCCTGCTGCTCACCCTGTGCCGGCAGGCCCCGAACTTGGCCACATCTCTGAGCTACGCCAAGCTGGTGACGGCCATTTTGACCACATACCGCAGCCAG TTATCTGCTCTCCTTGCAGCTCAGCCCGTCCCACCGCAGCCGtctggcagcagctctggatgGCAGCAATGCAGCCCTGAGCAGATCCCTGCAGGCGGTGCTGGGCAG gTGAGCAGGTTGGAGGCTCCCAAGGGCTGTGGCTGCTCCGTGCTGAGCCCGCTgtgtgctctgagctgtgcaggtcatgatatgatatga
- the FANCE gene encoding Fanconi anemia group E protein isoform X2: protein MELPWLQLLAQPCRLLLHALSSGPAGTLAALRALQVRQGPGHAFPWRSFADSLCAEEPTLDGPDGALAVKPRLLLLPVLCQRNLFSLLHAVAALVPTDCLQQLLRAAGQDPQPDPWVHALRVLLLQGKERSSPPPSALTASCQQQLKCLCQKITRSKAEGRRKLKWCFRQQDGDAAGCVLPGGKRKKGGLDGTTGLGEEVPGETSGDGSAQSPAGAALESTQQEADKEPRRSSGPEVAVEVQSFIQMHGPRLKMLLLQEANHTELSIPPELHVLNSCSPSQLEVLCSFLQLSTCPEQLLVQFCSWLLALTPDLSYASAAVLAEQLFLTRVLSLTQPPSRHLMAALTSFCSKYSEPFCQVLVAPVLQEPGQGAEQTKLVCELIEECLEPDCVRMVLGQVLAVPLTEQLLLVVLAVLGRQEPLPSELFDLLLLTLCRQAPNLATSLSYAKLVTAILTTYRSQLSALLAAQPVPPQPSGSSSGWQQCSPEQIPAGGAGQVSRLEAPKGCGCSVLSPLCALSCAGHDMI from the exons ATGGAGctgccctggctgcagctcctggcccAGCCCTGCCGCCTGCTGCTCCACGCTCTCTCCTCCGGCCCCGCTGGGACTCTGGCTGCTCTCCGAGCGCTGCAGGTCCGGCAGGGACCGGGACACGCGTTCCCCTGGCGGAGCTTTGCGGACTCGCTGTGCGCGGAGGAGCCCACGCTGGACGGGCCGGATGGAGCCCTGGCTGT caaaccacggctgctgctgctccccgtCCTGTGCCAGAGGAacctcttctccctgctgcatgcagtaGCAGCGCTGGTACCCACAGactgcctccagcagctgctgcgtgctgcagggcaggaccCCCAGCCCGACCCCTGGGTGCACGCACtgagggtgctgctgctgcagggaaaggagcgttcctccccacccccctctGCCCTGACAgcctcctgccagcagcagctcaaatGTCTGTGCCAGAAAATTACCCgcagcaaagcagaggggaggaggaaattGAAGTGGTGCTTcaggcagcaggatggggatgCGGCTGGTTGTGTGCTTCCAGGGGGGAAACGCAAGAAG GGAGGTCTGGATGGCACAACTGGGCTGGGAGAAGAGGTGCCTGGGGAGACATCGGGGGATGGATCTGCACAGAGCCCGGCTGGGGCTGCATTGGAAAGCACCCAGCAGGAAGCAGACAAGGAGCCCAGGAGGAGTTCAGGGCCGGAGGTGGCAGTGGAGGTCCAGTCCTTTATCCAG ATGCATGGACCAAGGctgaaaatgctgctgctgcaagaagcCAAC cacacagagctcagcatcCCACCTGAGCTGCACGTCCTCAACAGCTGCTCTCCAAGCCAG CTCGAGGTGCTGTGCTCCTTCCTCCAGCTCTCCACGTGTCcggagcagctcctggtgcagttctgcagctggtTGCTGGCTCTCACACCCGACCTCAGCTACGCCAGTGCAGCTGTCCTGGCTGAGCAGCTTTTCCTCACGCGA GTCCTGTCCCTCACACAGCCGCCCTCCCGACACCTCATGGCTGCCCTCACCTCGTTCTGCTCCAAGTACTCGGAGCCCTTCTGTCAGGTCCTGGTGGCTCCGGTCCTGCAGGAGCCAGGGCAAG GCGCTGAGCAGACCAAGCTGGTGTGTGAGCTCATAGAGGAGTGCCTGGAGCCCGACTGCGTCAGGATGGTGTTGGG CCAGGTGCTGGCAGTCCCTCTGAccgagcagctgctgctggtggtgctggctgtgctggggaggcaG GAGCCGCTGCCCTCCGAGCTCTTTGACCTCCTGCTGCTCACCCTGTGCCGGCAGGCCCCGAACTTGGCCACATCTCTGAGCTACGCCAAGCTGGTGACGGCCATTTTGACCACATACCGCAGCCAG TTATCTGCTCTCCTTGCAGCTCAGCCCGTCCCACCGCAGCCGtctggcagcagctctggatgGCAGCAATGCAGCCCTGAGCAGATCCCTGCAGGCGGTGCTGGGCAG gTGAGCAGGTTGGAGGCTCCCAAGGGCTGTGGCTGCTCCGTGCTGAGCCCGCTgtgtgctctgagctgtgcaggtcatgatatgatatga
- the FANCE gene encoding Fanconi anemia group E protein isoform X1: MELPWLQLLAQPCRLLLHALSSGPAGTLAALRALQVRQGPGHAFPWRSFADSLCAEEPTLDGPDGALAVKPRLLLLPVLCQRNLFSLLHAVAALVPTDCLQQLLRAAGQDPQPDPWVHALRVLLLQGKERSSPPPSALTASCQQQLKCLCQKITRSKAEGRRKLKWCFRQQDGDAAGCVLPGGKRKKVLEERLEPREGKRPLLEDAVFELQGGLDGTTGLGEEVPGETSGDGSAQSPAGAALESTQQEADKEPRRSSGPEVAVEVQSFIQMHGPRLKMLLLQEANHTELSIPPELHVLNSCSPSQLEVLCSFLQLSTCPEQLLVQFCSWLLALTPDLSYASAAVLAEQLFLTRVLSLTQPPSRHLMAALTSFCSKYSEPFCQVLVAPVLQEPGQGAEQTKLVCELIEECLEPDCVRMVLGQVLAVPLTEQLLLVVLAVLGRQEPLPSELFDLLLLTLCRQAPNLATSLSYAKLVTAILTTYRSQLSALLAAQPVPPQPSGSSSGWQQCSPEQIPAGGAGQVSRLEAPKGCGCSVLSPLCALSCAGHDMI; the protein is encoded by the exons ATGGAGctgccctggctgcagctcctggcccAGCCCTGCCGCCTGCTGCTCCACGCTCTCTCCTCCGGCCCCGCTGGGACTCTGGCTGCTCTCCGAGCGCTGCAGGTCCGGCAGGGACCGGGACACGCGTTCCCCTGGCGGAGCTTTGCGGACTCGCTGTGCGCGGAGGAGCCCACGCTGGACGGGCCGGATGGAGCCCTGGCTGT caaaccacggctgctgctgctccccgtCCTGTGCCAGAGGAacctcttctccctgctgcatgcagtaGCAGCGCTGGTACCCACAGactgcctccagcagctgctgcgtgctgcagggcaggaccCCCAGCCCGACCCCTGGGTGCACGCACtgagggtgctgctgctgcagggaaaggagcgttcctccccacccccctctGCCCTGACAgcctcctgccagcagcagctcaaatGTCTGTGCCAGAAAATTACCCgcagcaaagcagaggggaggaggaaattGAAGTGGTGCTTcaggcagcaggatggggatgCGGCTGGTTGTGTGCTTCCAGGGGGGAAACGCAAGAAGGTGCTGGAGGAAAGACTGGAGCCGAGGGAGGGGAAGAGGCCACTGCTGGAGGATGCGGTGTTTGAGCTGCAGGGAGGTCTGGATGGCACAACTGGGCTGGGAGAAGAGGTGCCTGGGGAGACATCGGGGGATGGATCTGCACAGAGCCCGGCTGGGGCTGCATTGGAAAGCACCCAGCAGGAAGCAGACAAGGAGCCCAGGAGGAGTTCAGGGCCGGAGGTGGCAGTGGAGGTCCAGTCCTTTATCCAG ATGCATGGACCAAGGctgaaaatgctgctgctgcaagaagcCAAC cacacagagctcagcatcCCACCTGAGCTGCACGTCCTCAACAGCTGCTCTCCAAGCCAG CTCGAGGTGCTGTGCTCCTTCCTCCAGCTCTCCACGTGTCcggagcagctcctggtgcagttctgcagctggtTGCTGGCTCTCACACCCGACCTCAGCTACGCCAGTGCAGCTGTCCTGGCTGAGCAGCTTTTCCTCACGCGA GTCCTGTCCCTCACACAGCCGCCCTCCCGACACCTCATGGCTGCCCTCACCTCGTTCTGCTCCAAGTACTCGGAGCCCTTCTGTCAGGTCCTGGTGGCTCCGGTCCTGCAGGAGCCAGGGCAAG GCGCTGAGCAGACCAAGCTGGTGTGTGAGCTCATAGAGGAGTGCCTGGAGCCCGACTGCGTCAGGATGGTGTTGGG CCAGGTGCTGGCAGTCCCTCTGAccgagcagctgctgctggtggtgctggctgtgctggggaggcaG GAGCCGCTGCCCTCCGAGCTCTTTGACCTCCTGCTGCTCACCCTGTGCCGGCAGGCCCCGAACTTGGCCACATCTCTGAGCTACGCCAAGCTGGTGACGGCCATTTTGACCACATACCGCAGCCAG TTATCTGCTCTCCTTGCAGCTCAGCCCGTCCCACCGCAGCCGtctggcagcagctctggatgGCAGCAATGCAGCCCTGAGCAGATCCCTGCAGGCGGTGCTGGGCAG gTGAGCAGGTTGGAGGCTCCCAAGGGCTGTGGCTGCTCCGTGCTGAGCCCGCTgtgtgctctgagctgtgcaggtcatgatatgatatga
- the FANCE gene encoding Fanconi anemia group E protein isoform X3 translates to MELPWLQLLAQPCRLLLHALSSGPAGTLAALRALQVRQGPGHAFPWRSFADSLCAEEPTLDGPDGALAVKPRLLLLPVLCQRNLFSLLHAVAALVPTDCLQQLLRAAGQDPQPDPWVHALRVLLLQGKERSSPPPSALTASCQQQLKCLCQKITRSKAEGRRKLKWCFRQQDGDAAGCVLPGGKRKKVLEERLEPREGKRPLLEDAVFELQGGLDGTTGLGEEVPGETSGDGSAQSPAGAALESTQQEADKEPRRSSGPEVAVEVQSFIQMHGPRLKMLLLQEANHTELSIPPELHVLNSCSPSQLEVLCSFLQLSTCPEQLLVQFCSWLLALTPDLSYASAAVLAEQLFLTRVLSLTQPPSRHLMAALTSFCSKYSEPFCQVLVAPVLQEPGQGAEQTKLVCELIEECLEPDCVRMVLGQVLAVPLTEQLLLVVLAVLGRQEPLPSELFDLLLLTLCRQAPNLATSLSYAKLVTAILTTYRSQLSPSHRSRLAAALDGSNAALSRSLQAVLGR, encoded by the exons ATGGAGctgccctggctgcagctcctggcccAGCCCTGCCGCCTGCTGCTCCACGCTCTCTCCTCCGGCCCCGCTGGGACTCTGGCTGCTCTCCGAGCGCTGCAGGTCCGGCAGGGACCGGGACACGCGTTCCCCTGGCGGAGCTTTGCGGACTCGCTGTGCGCGGAGGAGCCCACGCTGGACGGGCCGGATGGAGCCCTGGCTGT caaaccacggctgctgctgctccccgtCCTGTGCCAGAGGAacctcttctccctgctgcatgcagtaGCAGCGCTGGTACCCACAGactgcctccagcagctgctgcgtgctgcagggcaggaccCCCAGCCCGACCCCTGGGTGCACGCACtgagggtgctgctgctgcagggaaaggagcgttcctccccacccccctctGCCCTGACAgcctcctgccagcagcagctcaaatGTCTGTGCCAGAAAATTACCCgcagcaaagcagaggggaggaggaaattGAAGTGGTGCTTcaggcagcaggatggggatgCGGCTGGTTGTGTGCTTCCAGGGGGGAAACGCAAGAAGGTGCTGGAGGAAAGACTGGAGCCGAGGGAGGGGAAGAGGCCACTGCTGGAGGATGCGGTGTTTGAGCTGCAGGGAGGTCTGGATGGCACAACTGGGCTGGGAGAAGAGGTGCCTGGGGAGACATCGGGGGATGGATCTGCACAGAGCCCGGCTGGGGCTGCATTGGAAAGCACCCAGCAGGAAGCAGACAAGGAGCCCAGGAGGAGTTCAGGGCCGGAGGTGGCAGTGGAGGTCCAGTCCTTTATCCAG ATGCATGGACCAAGGctgaaaatgctgctgctgcaagaagcCAAC cacacagagctcagcatcCCACCTGAGCTGCACGTCCTCAACAGCTGCTCTCCAAGCCAG CTCGAGGTGCTGTGCTCCTTCCTCCAGCTCTCCACGTGTCcggagcagctcctggtgcagttctgcagctggtTGCTGGCTCTCACACCCGACCTCAGCTACGCCAGTGCAGCTGTCCTGGCTGAGCAGCTTTTCCTCACGCGA GTCCTGTCCCTCACACAGCCGCCCTCCCGACACCTCATGGCTGCCCTCACCTCGTTCTGCTCCAAGTACTCGGAGCCCTTCTGTCAGGTCCTGGTGGCTCCGGTCCTGCAGGAGCCAGGGCAAG GCGCTGAGCAGACCAAGCTGGTGTGTGAGCTCATAGAGGAGTGCCTGGAGCCCGACTGCGTCAGGATGGTGTTGGG CCAGGTGCTGGCAGTCCCTCTGAccgagcagctgctgctggtggtgctggctgtgctggggaggcaG GAGCCGCTGCCCTCCGAGCTCTTTGACCTCCTGCTGCTCACCCTGTGCCGGCAGGCCCCGAACTTGGCCACATCTCTGAGCTACGCCAAGCTGGTGACGGCCATTTTGACCACATACCGCAGCCAG CTCAGCCCGTCCCACCGCAGCCGtctggcagcagctctggatgGCAGCAATGCAGCCCTGAGCAGATCCCTGCAGGCGGTGCTGGGCAG gTGA